A single genomic interval of Blochmannia endosymbiont of Camponotus sp. C-003 harbors:
- a CDS encoding UbiX family flavin prenyltransferase, which produces MQQRLRLVVGISGASGGIYGIRALTILKKCSMNVESHLIVTRNALVTLQQELNMSKQSVYELADVVHLPQDIGASVASGSYPTIGMLIAPCSIRTMSEISSGMTSSLIGRVADVMLKEKRKLVLMIRETPLHLGHLRTMVKLTEFGAVIMPPVPAYYTHPKTIDDIICYTVTRALNLFGIDTNNVSSTWLGIRHRTHDSTIKLN; this is translated from the coding sequence ATGCAGCAACGATTACGTCTAGTGGTGGGAATATCAGGGGCTTCAGGAGGGATTTACGGGATCCGAGCGTTGACTATTTTAAAAAAATGCTCTATGAATGTAGAATCTCATCTTATTGTTACTAGAAATGCTTTGGTTACATTACAACAAGAACTCAATATGAGCAAGCAATCTGTATATGAGTTAGCAGATGTTGTGCATCTTCCTCAAGATATCGGCGCATCAGTTGCTAGTGGATCTTATCCAACTATAGGTATGTTAATTGCTCCATGTTCTATTAGAACTATGTCGGAAATTAGTTCAGGAATGACATCGTCATTGATTGGTCGTGTTGCAGATGTAATGTTGAAGGAAAAACGTAAACTGGTGTTAATGATTAGGGAAACTCCATTGCATTTGGGGCATTTACGCACAATGGTTAAATTAACAGAATTTGGAGCAGTAATTATGCCGCCTGTTCCCGCGTATTACACACACCCAAAAACTATAGATGACATTATTTGTTACACTGTGACAAGAGCTCTCAACCTATTTGGCATTGATACTAATAATGTTTCTTCTACTTGGTTAGGCATACGGCATCGAACTCACGATAGTACTATAAAATTAAATTGA
- the msbA gene encoding lipid A ABC transporter ATP-binding protein/permease MsbA has protein sequence MLQYNKNHSSTWQTFRRLWPIIFPFRVGLVIASITLILNATSDALMLALLKPLLDDGFGKANRDVFVWMPLALVGLMGIRGFSGFASTYCISWVSGQVVMQMRRALFKHIMNMPVSFFVKQSTGTLVSRITYDSDQVASSSSGALVTVIREGASIIGLCIMMFYYSWQLSLILVLIAPIVSITIKLVSYRFRAISKKMQSAMGQLTSSAEQMLQGHKEVLIFGGQHTEKDRFNCVSNRMRQQSMKMVQTSSIFDPLIQFVASLALAFVLYAASIPSVMEMLTAGTITVIFSSMIVLMKPLKSLTNVSAQFQRGMAACQTLFSILDLETEKDQGILDIARVQGHIVFDNVTFFYPEKNTPSLSKINFSIESGKTVALVGRSGSGKSTIVNLLTRFYDIDKGRILLDGFNLNDYKLSSLRNQIAVVSQNVHLFNDTVANNIAYARRNFYSRESIETAARMACAMDFISKMKNGLDTIIGENGILLSSGQRQRIAIARALLRDCPILIFDEATSSLDSESEYIIHKSLDTLKKNKTSLIIAHRLSTVENADEILVIENGYIMERGVHKVLIRSQGMYAQLYKLQFSS, from the coding sequence ATGTTGCAGTACAATAAAAACCATTCTTCTACTTGGCAAACTTTTCGTCGTCTTTGGCCAATAATTTTTCCTTTTAGAGTAGGATTAGTTATTGCTTCTATCACTTTGATTTTGAATGCAACAAGTGATGCTTTAATGTTAGCTTTATTAAAACCGTTACTTGATGATGGTTTTGGAAAAGCTAATAGAGATGTATTTGTGTGGATGCCATTGGCTTTAGTGGGATTAATGGGTATTCGAGGTTTTAGTGGTTTTGCTTCGACTTATTGTATATCTTGGGTATCTGGACAAGTAGTGATGCAAATGAGACGTGCATTATTTAAACATATTATGAATATGCCGGTTTCTTTTTTTGTAAAACAATCCACTGGTACATTAGTATCTAGAATTACTTATGATTCTGATCAAGTTGCTTCTTCTTCTTCTGGAGCCTTAGTGACTGTGATTCGAGAAGGAGCGTCTATTATTGGTTTATGTATCATGATGTTTTATTATAGTTGGCAATTGTCATTGATTTTAGTGTTAATTGCACCTATAGTGTCCATCACTATTAAGCTTGTCTCTTATAGATTTAGAGCAATTAGTAAGAAGATGCAGAGTGCTATGGGTCAATTAACTAGTAGTGCTGAGCAAATGCTGCAAGGACATAAAGAAGTATTAATATTTGGAGGGCAACACACAGAAAAAGATAGGTTTAATTGCGTCAGTAATCGTATGAGGCAACAAAGTATGAAGATGGTGCAAACTTCGTCTATTTTTGATCCGTTGATTCAATTTGTTGCATCTTTGGCATTAGCATTCGTGCTATATGCAGCTAGCATTCCAAGTGTTATGGAGATGCTTACTGCTGGAACTATTACTGTTATTTTTTCATCTATGATAGTTTTAATGAAACCATTAAAGTCTTTGACTAATGTCAGCGCTCAATTTCAACGTGGAATGGCAGCTTGTCAAACTTTGTTTTCCATATTAGATTTAGAAACAGAAAAAGATCAAGGTATACTTGATATTGCAAGAGTACAGGGACATATTGTTTTTGATAATGTTACTTTTTTTTATCCTGAAAAAAACACACCATCGCTTTCTAAAATTAATTTTTCCATTGAATCAGGAAAAACTGTTGCTTTAGTAGGTCGGTCTGGTTCTGGAAAATCTACTATTGTAAACTTATTAACTCGTTTTTATGATATAGATAAAGGACGCATATTGCTTGATGGTTTTAATTTAAATGATTATAAACTTTCTTCTTTACGTAATCAAATAGCTGTGGTATCACAAAACGTTCATTTGTTTAATGATACTGTTGCAAATAATATCGCGTATGCTCGCAGAAATTTCTATTCTAGAGAATCTATCGAAACTGCAGCCCGTATGGCATGTGCTATGGATTTTATTTCTAAAATGAAAAATGGATTAGATACTATTATAGGGGAAAATGGGATACTATTATCTAGTGGTCAACGTCAACGTATTGCTATTGCACGCGCTTTGTTACGGGATTGTCCTATTTTAATTTTCGATGAAGCCACTTCTTCTTTAGATTCTGAGTCAGAGTATATTATTCATAAATCTCTGGATACATTAAAAAAAAATAAAACATCATTGATTATCGCTCATCGTTTATCCACCGTTGAAAATGCAGATGAAATATTGGTAATTGAAAATGGTTATATTATGGAACGTGGTGTGCATAAGGTCTTAATACGTAGCCAAGGAATGTATGCTCAATTATATAAATTACAATTTTCTTCTTGA
- the rpsA gene encoding 30S ribosomal protein S1: MTESFAQLFEESLKKIETCPGSIVRGVVVSIFKDIVLVDAGLKSESSIPIEQFYNSQGELEISIGDYVDVTLDAIEDGFGETVLSREKAKRYESWVLLEQAYQDMTTVTGIINGKVKGGFTVELNGVRAFLPGSLVDVKPVRDTSFLEGQVFEFKVIKLDHKRNNVVVSRRAVIESEHSVERDQLLNQLHEGISIKGVVKNLTDYGAFIDLGGVDGLLHITDMAWKRVKHPSDIVNVGDEIVVKVLRFDRDRTRVSLGLKQLGEDPWAVIVQRHQEGSKLIGTVTNLTDYGCFIEIEDGVEGLVHVSEMDWTNKNIHPSKVVTVGESVEVMVLDIDEERRRISLGLKQCKINPWKKFEDMYNRGDRVIGRIKSITDFGIFIGLEGGIDGLVHLSDISWYLSNEEAVNKYKKGDEIIAVVLQVDAERERISLGIKQLTEDPLNVYLSAHKKGSMVSGKIVSIDEKGGATVTLGDNAVIGYLSIPSVSNNKSIHKKTTYMSLRVGNDIFATLDGVDRKNRIVNLSSCNICNPIQKSEVNIVDNQIKEKDKNFSGVMAEAFKAATKND; encoded by the coding sequence ATGACAGAATCGTTTGCTCAGCTATTTGAGGAATCTTTAAAAAAAATAGAAACTTGTCCTGGATCTATTGTTCGTGGAGTTGTTGTGTCTATTTTTAAGGATATTGTGTTGGTCGACGCAGGATTAAAATCAGAATCTTCTATTCCTATTGAGCAGTTTTATAATTCTCAGGGAGAATTAGAGATTTCAATTGGTGATTATGTTGATGTTACATTGGATGCGATAGAAGATGGGTTTGGAGAAACTGTGTTATCACGTGAAAAAGCTAAACGTTATGAATCTTGGGTATTATTAGAACAGGCATATCAAGATATGACTACTGTTACAGGTATTATCAATGGAAAAGTAAAAGGAGGATTTACTGTTGAATTAAATGGGGTACGTGCTTTTTTACCTGGTTCCTTAGTGGATGTTAAGCCAGTACGTGATACTTCATTTCTAGAAGGGCAGGTATTTGAGTTTAAAGTGATCAAATTAGATCATAAACGTAATAATGTTGTAGTTTCGCGTCGTGCCGTGATTGAATCTGAACATAGTGTTGAACGTGATCAATTATTAAATCAATTACATGAAGGAATCTCAATTAAAGGGGTGGTCAAAAATTTAACTGATTATGGTGCTTTTATCGACTTAGGAGGTGTAGATGGTTTATTACATATTACTGATATGGCATGGAAACGTGTCAAACATCCTAGTGATATAGTAAATGTTGGAGATGAAATTGTTGTGAAAGTATTAAGATTTGACCGAGATCGTACTCGTGTATCTTTAGGTTTAAAGCAATTAGGTGAAGATCCATGGGCGGTTATTGTTCAACGCCATCAAGAAGGAAGTAAATTAATAGGCACAGTAACTAATTTAACTGATTATGGATGTTTTATTGAAATTGAGGATGGAGTAGAAGGATTAGTACATGTATCTGAGATGGATTGGACTAATAAAAATATCCATCCTTCCAAAGTAGTGACAGTTGGAGAATCTGTTGAAGTAATGGTGCTAGATATCGACGAGGAGCGTAGAAGAATTTCTTTAGGATTAAAACAATGTAAAATTAATCCATGGAAGAAGTTTGAAGATATGTATAATCGAGGTGATCGGGTTATAGGAAGAATAAAATCGATTACTGATTTTGGTATTTTTATAGGATTAGAAGGAGGGATTGACGGTTTGGTGCATCTTTCTGATATTTCTTGGTATTTATCTAATGAAGAAGCTGTGAATAAGTATAAAAAGGGTGACGAAATAATTGCTGTAGTTCTTCAAGTCGATGCAGAACGTGAACGTATTTCTTTGGGTATAAAACAATTAACGGAAGATCCTTTAAATGTGTATTTGTCTGCTCATAAAAAAGGAAGTATGGTATCCGGTAAGATTGTTTCCATAGATGAAAAAGGAGGAGCTACCGTAACGTTGGGTGATAATGCTGTAATTGGTTATTTATCTATTCCTTCTGTATCGAACAATAAATCTATTCATAAAAAAACAACGTATATGTCATTGCGTGTAGGAAATGATATATTTGCAACACTAGATGGGGTAGATCGTAAAAATAGAATCGTCAATTTATCTTCTTGTAATATATGCAATCCAATTCAAAAATCAGAAGTCAACATTGTTGATAATCAAATCAAAGAGAAAGATAAAAATTTCTCTGGTGTTATGGCGGAAGCATTTAAAGCAGCGACTAAAAATGATTAA
- the aroA gene encoding 3-phosphoshikimate 1-carboxyvinyltransferase, producing the protein MNNFIKLDPIRKVHGTIHLPGSKSISNRALLLAAQSIGTTQLTNLLNSDDVHCMLDALRDLGVSYCLSNDRTTCEINGVGGLIQSRNNGKLILYLRNAGTVMRPLIAALSVKNQNIVLTGYPRMKNRPIEHLVNALRQGGAHIEYMERNGYPPIRLHGGYCGGEIFIKGSISSQFLSSMLMMAPLASRDTLIKVDGVLVSRPYIDMTLSLMKIFGIDIQHENYRVFYCKGNAAYQSPGHYLVEGDASSASYFLAASAIRGGTVRVIGVGRNSKQGDIYFANILERMGAKIKWSDNYIECSRGSDLSAVDLDVNDIPDAAMTLAIVALFSINGPTVLRNIYNWRIKESDRIAAMATELRKIGAEVVEGYDYLQIIPPVKIKSAYIDTYDDHRIAMCFSLTALSDVSMIINNPKCIDKTFPDFFTQLSSISVYD; encoded by the coding sequence GTGAATAATTTTATCAAATTAGATCCTATAAGAAAAGTACATGGCACCATTCATCTTCCTGGCTCTAAAAGTATATCAAACCGAGCATTATTGTTAGCAGCACAATCTATAGGCACTACTCAGCTGACTAATTTGTTGAATAGTGATGATGTACATTGTATGCTAGATGCCTTACGAGATTTAGGAGTATCGTATTGTCTTTCAAATGATAGAACAACTTGTGAAATTAATGGCGTTGGAGGTCTGATTCAATCAAGAAATAACGGTAAATTAATTTTGTATTTAAGAAATGCTGGGACTGTTATGCGACCTCTTATTGCAGCTTTATCTGTAAAGAATCAAAATATTGTGCTTACTGGCTATCCTCGTATGAAAAATAGACCGATTGAACATTTAGTAAATGCTTTAAGACAAGGAGGAGCACATATTGAGTATATGGAGCGTAATGGCTATCCTCCTATACGATTGCATGGAGGATATTGTGGAGGCGAAATTTTTATTAAAGGGAGTATTTCTAGTCAATTTTTGTCATCTATGCTTATGATGGCGCCGTTAGCTTCTCGAGATACTCTTATTAAAGTAGATGGAGTATTAGTGTCTAGACCATATATTGATATGACTTTATCTCTTATGAAAATTTTTGGAATCGATATTCAACATGAAAATTATCGTGTTTTTTATTGTAAAGGAAATGCGGCATATCAATCGCCTGGTCATTATTTAGTGGAAGGAGATGCTTCAAGTGCTTCTTATTTTTTAGCAGCATCAGCTATTCGAGGAGGCACTGTTCGAGTTATAGGAGTCGGTCGGAACAGTAAGCAAGGAGATATTTATTTTGCGAATATATTAGAAAGGATGGGAGCAAAGATTAAATGGAGTGATAATTATATAGAGTGTAGTCGTGGATCTGATCTGAGTGCTGTTGATTTAGATGTTAATGATATTCCAGATGCAGCAATGACTCTTGCTATCGTTGCATTGTTTTCTATTAACGGTCCTACAGTATTACGCAATATTTATAATTGGAGAATTAAAGAAAGCGATCGAATAGCTGCAATGGCTACCGAATTACGTAAAATAGGAGCGGAGGTCGTAGAAGGGTATGATTATTTACAAATTATTCCTCCAGTTAAAATAAAATCGGCTTATATTGATACTTACGACGATCATCGCATAGCGATGTGTTTTTCTTTGACGGCATTGTCGGACGTTTCTATGATAATTAACAATCCTAAATGTATTGATAAAACTTTTCCAGATTTTTTTACACAATTATCTAGTATTAGTGTATATGATTAA
- the cmk gene encoding (d)CMP kinase, with protein MVGNIFPVITIDGPSGAGKGTLSRTLSKILGWNLLDSGVIYRVLALVALKNKINIHREEKVAALAEKIQISFTNRKNSFFVLCNGKEIKEDIYTETIGNYASKIAAFPQVRQNLLAYQRTFRQCPGLIADGRDMGTVVFPNAELKIFVYASFDERKRRRLHQLRKKNFNVNLKFLLSQIKERDERDYNRKLAPLTPAIDSLILDSTHLSEEEVKSKVLVYIRESLVFFPRVLYNTTHNQG; from the coding sequence ATTGTGGGCAATATATTTCCAGTTATTACTATTGATGGTCCAAGTGGAGCAGGAAAAGGGACTTTGTCTAGGACATTATCAAAAATTCTTGGGTGGAATCTATTAGATTCGGGGGTTATTTACCGAGTATTAGCGTTAGTAGCTTTAAAAAATAAAATTAATATTCATCGCGAAGAAAAAGTAGCAGCACTTGCTGAAAAGATACAGATAAGTTTTACAAATAGAAAAAATAGTTTTTTTGTATTATGCAATGGTAAAGAAATTAAAGAAGATATTTATACAGAAACTATAGGAAATTATGCATCTAAGATTGCCGCTTTTCCACAGGTGCGTCAAAATTTATTGGCATATCAACGTACATTTCGTCAATGTCCAGGACTTATTGCTGATGGACGGGATATGGGGACAGTAGTGTTTCCTAATGCGGAATTAAAAATTTTTGTTTATGCTTCTTTTGATGAAAGAAAACGTCGTAGATTACATCAATTGCGGAAAAAAAATTTTAATGTTAATTTAAAGTTTTTATTATCACAAATAAAAGAACGAGACGAGCGTGATTATAATCGAAAATTAGCGCCATTGACTCCTGCAATTGATTCATTAATATTAGATTCTACTCATTTATCTGAAGAAGAAGTAAAATCTAAGGTACTTGTGTATATTAGAGAGAGTCTAGTATTCTTTCCGAGAGTACTATATAATACTACGCATAATCAAGGATAA
- the serS gene encoding serine--tRNA ligase, which yields MIDPNLLRSNLDLVAKKLARRKFILNVNKFRQQESLRKILQKQTESLQTERKAKAKIIGIAKSRGENVEFLCQEAYILGKKLTSLKIENKALQNRIKEYELSLPNIPDDQVPYGFRDQDNLEIMRWGKPVQYNFPIRDHVELGALTDGLNFSHAAKLTGSRFIVMKGQIAHLHRALSQFMIDLHVRCHGYEEYYLPYLVNQESLYGAGQLPKFYEDLFHIQHLQSETNPYTLIPTAEVPLINLVRDVILEEEELPIKMVAHTPCFRYEAGSYGHYTRGLIRTHQFDKVEMVQVVHPDKSMQILEEITTHAEQVLQLLKLPYRKILLCTGNIGFSSCKTYDLEVWLPAYNTYCEVSSCSNVGDFQARRIKARYKEKMNRKTRLLHTLNASGVAIGRTLAAVLENYQLEDGRVAIPSALYPYMNGITHID from the coding sequence ATGATTGATCCTAATTTGTTACGCAGTAATCTTGATTTAGTCGCTAAAAAGCTCGCGCGCAGAAAGTTTATACTAAATGTTAATAAGTTTCGTCAGCAAGAAAGTTTGCGAAAAATTTTACAAAAACAAACTGAAAGTTTACAGACTGAGCGTAAAGCTAAGGCTAAAATTATAGGAATAGCTAAGTCTCGTGGAGAAAACGTAGAATTTTTATGTCAAGAGGCATATATTTTAGGAAAAAAATTAACTTCTCTTAAAATTGAAAATAAGGCTTTACAAAATAGAATTAAAGAATATGAGCTATCTTTACCAAATATTCCAGATGATCAAGTGCCTTATGGATTTAGAGATCAAGATAATTTAGAAATTATGCGTTGGGGTAAGCCAGTTCAATATAATTTTCCAATACGGGATCATGTAGAATTGGGTGCATTAACTGATGGTTTAAATTTTTCTCATGCGGCAAAATTAACTGGATCACGTTTTATCGTAATGAAAGGACAAATAGCGCATTTGCATCGTGCTTTGTCTCAATTTATGATAGATTTACACGTTAGATGTCATGGATATGAAGAATATTATCTACCATATTTAGTGAATCAAGAATCTTTGTATGGTGCAGGTCAATTACCAAAATTTTATGAAGATTTATTTCATATTCAACATTTACAATCCGAAACTAATCCATACACATTAATACCGACTGCTGAAGTGCCACTAATAAATTTAGTTCGTGATGTAATTCTTGAAGAAGAAGAATTACCTATTAAGATGGTCGCTCATACCCCATGTTTTCGTTATGAAGCTGGATCATATGGTCACTATACTCGTGGGTTGATTAGGACGCATCAATTTGATAAAGTTGAAATGGTTCAAGTAGTACATCCAGATAAATCTATGCAGATATTAGAAGAAATAACAACTCATGCAGAACAAGTATTGCAATTACTTAAATTACCATATAGGAAAATATTATTGTGTACAGGAAATATTGGATTTTCTTCGTGCAAGACATATGATTTAGAAGTATGGCTTCCAGCGTATAATACTTATTGCGAGGTTTCTTCTTGTTCAAATGTTGGGGATTTTCAAGCGCGTCGCATAAAGGCGCGTTATAAAGAAAAAATGAATAGAAAAACAAGATTGTTACATACTTTAAATGCTTCTGGAGTAGCAATAGGTCGGACGTTGGCAGCGGTGCTTGAAAATTATCAATTAGAAGACGGACGAGTGGCTATTCCTTCGGCGTTGTATCCTTATATGAATGGTATAACACATATTGATTAG
- the lpxK gene encoding tetraacyldisaccharide 4'-kinase: MFVRIWFKSSFFYLFLLPFSWLYGLISTLNRISYQCGWRKVYRFSVPIIIIGNLTIGGNGKTPMVLWLVEQLKRRGWKVGVISRGYKGKSNSYPIIIDTNSHSEECGDEPMLIWKRTGVSVAVAPKRADAVAALLSTQELDIIISDDGLQHYALFRDIEWVIVNSSLRFGNGCWLPAGPMRERISRLHTVEAIIVNGLEVEIQSGEILMQLCPSAVINILTGERRPLYYFLNNVVAIAGIGYPTQFFDTLRSYGIIPIRSISFSDHHVYSEKMLTSLTKKDEILLMTEKDAVKCIDFAHDNWWYVYTEVKINKIDTHNLLCTVEDKIRHYKDLKCNM, translated from the coding sequence ATGTTTGTTCGTATTTGGTTTAAATCATCGTTTTTTTATTTATTTTTATTGCCATTTTCTTGGTTATACGGTTTAATCAGTACGCTTAATCGTATTAGTTATCAGTGTGGATGGCGTAAAGTATATCGATTTTCGGTACCAATAATAATTATTGGTAATTTAACGATCGGAGGAAATGGAAAAACTCCAATGGTATTGTGGTTGGTAGAACAGTTAAAACGTCGTGGTTGGAAGGTCGGAGTAATTTCTAGAGGGTACAAAGGTAAATCAAATAGTTATCCAATAATTATTGATACAAATAGTCATAGTGAGGAATGTGGCGATGAGCCTATGTTAATTTGGAAACGAACCGGAGTATCAGTTGCTGTTGCTCCAAAACGTGCTGATGCAGTTGCTGCGTTATTGAGCACGCAAGAACTGGATATCATAATAAGTGATGATGGATTACAACATTATGCGCTTTTTAGAGATATAGAATGGGTAATAGTTAATAGTTCGCTCCGATTTGGAAATGGTTGTTGGTTACCAGCAGGTCCTATGCGCGAACGTATTAGCAGACTGCATACGGTAGAAGCAATTATTGTAAATGGATTAGAGGTAGAAATACAATCTGGAGAAATATTAATGCAGTTATGTCCTAGCGCTGTCATCAATATATTAACAGGAGAACGTAGACCTCTTTATTATTTTTTAAATAATGTTGTGGCTATAGCAGGGATCGGGTATCCTACACAATTTTTTGATACTTTACGCAGTTACGGCATTATTCCTATTCGCTCAATTTCGTTTTCTGATCATCATGTGTATTCTGAAAAAATGTTAACATCCCTTACAAAAAAAGATGAGATATTATTAATGACTGAAAAAGATGCAGTTAAGTGTATAGATTTTGCTCATGATAATTGGTGGTATGTGTATACAGAAGTGAAGATCAATAAGATAGATACGCATAACCTATTGTGCACGGTGGAGGATAAAATCAGGCATTATAAGGATTTAAAATGTAATATGTAA
- the kdsB gene encoding 3-deoxy-manno-octulosonate cytidylyltransferase, with the protein MNFVVIIPVRFFSTRFPGKALADINGKPMIIRVMENALDSGADKVIVATDSSRIARVIQSERSESEVCLTRSNHQSGTERLSEVAVNYKFSDDQIIVHLQGDEPLISSIMIRQVASILYSMSSATAMVTLATPLRSFEEACDDNIVKVVVNANSNALYFSRSMIPWNTGDFKNYLDSELSKMLLRHIGIYSYRTKFLSRYIEWTKSPLEQLERLEQLRVLWHGETIHVSVIDDVFSISVNTPESLMHVNSVFKK; encoded by the coding sequence ATGAATTTTGTAGTAATTATACCTGTCCGATTTTTTTCGACGCGTTTTCCAGGAAAAGCTTTAGCAGACATTAATGGAAAACCTATGATTATTCGTGTTATGGAAAATGCTTTAGATTCTGGAGCCGATAAAGTGATTGTTGCTACAGATAGTTCTCGTATAGCAAGAGTTATTCAATCGGAGCGATCTGAAAGTGAGGTATGCTTAACACGATCTAATCATCAGTCAGGTACTGAACGTCTTTCAGAGGTAGCTGTCAATTATAAATTTTCAGATGATCAAATTATCGTACACCTTCAAGGAGACGAACCTTTGATTTCATCTATCATGATTCGTCAAGTAGCAAGTATTTTGTATTCAATGAGTAGTGCTACTGCTATGGTTACTTTGGCGACGCCATTGCGTTCTTTCGAAGAAGCATGTGATGATAATATCGTTAAAGTTGTTGTAAATGCGAATAGTAATGCTCTTTATTTTTCTCGCTCTATGATTCCATGGAATACAGGAGATTTTAAAAATTATTTAGATAGTGAATTATCTAAGATGTTATTACGTCATATTGGTATTTATTCATATCGAACTAAATTTCTGAGTCGGTATATTGAATGGACTAAAAGTCCATTGGAACAACTTGAACGTCTTGAACAGCTTCGAGTGCTATGGCACGGAGAAACAATACATGTTTCTGTAATTGATGATGTATTTAGTATTAGTGTGAATACTCCAGAATCATTGATGCATGTTAATTCTGTATTTAAAAAATAA
- the serC gene encoding 3-phosphoserine/phosphohydroxythreonine transaminase: protein MNKVFNFSAGPAMLPHQVLSQIKEELYSWNNMGMSVMEISHRSKEFFQLMQDAKQDMRDLLDIPETYEVLFCHGGARAQFSAIPMNLLKTFSSRVDYVITGYWAYNAAIEAKKYCDPRMINVVDKKNGLHNIQSISKWDVSENSLYVHYCPNETIDGIAVYETPNFSDKIVVADCSSTLFSRPINVNRFGIIYATAQKNIGISGLTVIIIRKDLLKEPHRAIPSILNYKVLSDNCSMFNTPVTMSWYVASLMFKWFKAQGGLEEIDKCNQEKSTLLYNTIDSSNFYYNNVSLLNRSYMNVPFFLKDDRLNDLFLKESICFGLYGLKGHKVVGGMRASLYNAMTLEGVQKLVGFMKLFSEKYC from the coding sequence ATGAATAAAGTATTTAATTTTAGCGCGGGTCCAGCAATGCTGCCACACCAAGTGTTAAGTCAAATTAAAGAAGAATTATATAGTTGGAATAATATGGGGATGTCCGTAATGGAAATCAGTCATCGTAGTAAAGAATTTTTTCAATTAATGCAAGATGCGAAACAAGATATGCGTGATCTTCTTGATATTCCAGAAACTTATGAAGTTTTATTTTGTCATGGTGGAGCACGTGCACAATTTTCTGCGATTCCTATGAATTTATTAAAAACATTTTCATCAAGAGTTGATTATGTAATTACTGGGTACTGGGCATACAATGCAGCAATAGAAGCAAAAAAATATTGTGATCCGCGTATGATTAATGTGGTCGATAAAAAAAATGGATTACATAATATTCAGTCTATATCTAAATGGGATGTTTCTGAAAATAGTCTTTATGTTCATTATTGTCCTAATGAAACCATTGATGGAATAGCTGTATATGAAACCCCAAACTTTTCTGATAAAATAGTAGTGGCAGATTGTTCTTCGACTTTATTTTCGCGCCCGATTAATGTAAACCGTTTTGGTATAATTTATGCTACAGCTCAAAAAAATATTGGTATATCTGGTTTGACTGTAATAATTATTAGAAAAGATCTATTGAAAGAACCTCATCGAGCAATCCCGTCCATTTTAAATTATAAGGTTTTATCTGATAATTGTTCAATGTTTAATACGCCTGTGACTATGTCTTGGTACGTTGCTAGTTTAATGTTTAAATGGTTTAAAGCACAAGGAGGCTTAGAGGAAATTGACAAATGTAATCAAGAAAAATCGACTCTGTTATATAATACAATTGATTCTAGTAATTTTTATTATAATAATGTTAGTTTACTTAATCGTTCGTATATGAATGTTCCTTTTTTTTTAAAAGACGATAGATTAAATGATCTTTTTTTAAAAGAATCAATATGTTTCGGGTTATATGGTTTAAAGGGACATAAAGTAGTTGGGGGTATGCGAGCATCTTTATATAATGCCATGACATTAGAAGGTGTGCAAAAATTAGTTGGATTTATGAAACTATTTTCTGAAAAATATTGTTAA
- a CDS encoding Trm112 family protein produces the protein MRYRLLKIIVCPICYSKLSFDLEKKELICDVDNLAFPIRKGIPVLLKKDARNFIL, from the coding sequence ATGAGATATCGGTTATTAAAGATTATTGTGTGTCCTATATGTTATTCGAAATTATCTTTTGATTTAGAAAAAAAAGAATTAATTTGTGATGTTGATAATTTAGCTTTTCCAATAAGAAAAGGAATCCCGGTTCTTTTAAAAAAAGATGCTCGTAATTTTATATTATAA